The Oryzias melastigma strain HK-1 linkage group LG13, ASM292280v2, whole genome shotgun sequence genome window below encodes:
- the rwdd2b gene encoding RWD domain-containing protein 2B, giving the protein MSYLEWAEAQVAELELLTSMFPSQEELELTDQLALAELRSYMESPTDCAPASSRPQFLIKQKFDSAGTEGMEIILSCAYPSEYPSVLPDITVRSSGLSRAQQAQLQADLKKYLMENCQGEVCVLAAVDWVKDSLQSLLAATALKTVTPATSSLVAQEVFSRLWIYSHHIYNKSKRKNILEWSKELGLSGFSMPGKPGIVCVEGPQPACEEFWSRVKVLTWKKIMIRHREDITLQGEDGKAAPSMDSLRKFSTFEEAMFDPHGSRGNHMDLGQLYHFLNEKGCCEVFQMYFGIEGR; this is encoded by the exons ATGTCTTACTTGGAGTGGGCAGAAGCTCAGGTGGCAGAGTTGGAGCTGTTGACCAGCATGTTCCCCAgccaggaggagctggagctcaCCGACCAACTGGCGCTAGCAGAGCTGAGAAGCTACATGGAGTCTCCGACAGACTGTGCCCCTGCCTCCTCCAGACCTCAGTTCCTCATCAAGCAGAAGTTTGATTCTGCAGGGACTGAAGGG ATGGAGATCATTTTGTCGTGCGCTTATCCATCCGAGTATCCCAGTGTGTTGCCAGATATTACAGTGCG GAGTTCTGGTCTCAGTAGAGCCCAGCAGGCACAGCTCCAGGCAGATCTCAAAAAGTATCTCATGGAAAACTGCCAAGGGGAAGTGTGTGTGCTTGCTGCCGTGGACTGGGTGAAAGACAGCCTTCAGAGCTTATTAGCAGCTACTGCTCTTAAAACGGTGACTCCTGCCACCTCCTCCTTGGTGGCACAGGAAGTGTTCAGCCGGCTGTGGATCTACAGTCACCACATCTACAACAAGTCAAAAAGGAAGAACATCCTGGAGTGGTCTAAGGAGTTGGGCCTGTCAGGATTCAGCATGCCTGGGAAACCTGGCATTGTGTGCGTAGAAGGGCCTCAACCGGCCTGTGAGGAGTTTTGGTCCAG AGTGAAGGTTCTGACGTGGAAAAAGATCATGATTCGACATCGAGAGGATATTACACTTCAAGGTGAGGACGGCAAAGCTGCTCCGAGCATGGACTCCCTTCGGAAGTTCTCCACCTTCGAAGAGGCCATGTTTGACCCTCACGGGAGCAGAGGCAACCACATGGACCTCGGACAGCTCTACCACTTCCTCAATGAAAAAGGCTGCTGTGAAGTCTTTCAAATGTATTTCGGCATTGAAGGGAGATAA
- the usp16 gene encoding LOW QUALITY PROTEIN: ubiquitin carboxyl-terminal hydrolase 16 (The sequence of the model RefSeq protein was modified relative to this genomic sequence to represent the inferred CDS: substituted 1 base at 1 genomic stop codon) produces the protein MGKKRGKDRSSRGDEDDFELTVPSCRHIKTGADQSLLKKLSGISDWTNCQDCKHEENKENDNTTLQQDSEEEKEPAGIWMCLKCGHRGCGRNSENQHAIKHYETPRSSPHCLVISLDNWSVWCYICDDDVQYSRTGHLAQLVTNIKKQSGADPVKRPEKKVKDEASVLEAKENSETANTENKSENKENSSNKNKNIMKERAEKTQNCITTEGNVVIPVKGLSNLGNTCFFNAVIQNLSQTQLLRETLNKVTGEKLNLDIKPASLDLEPIVVTLEQPGSLTLAMCHLLNEIQLSKKGVVTPRELFTQVCKKAPRFKGFQQQDSQELLRYLLDGMRAEEQKRVNAGIMEALKLANEDADGDQLKTVAKGEXPGLCLDCFFGGEMTSTIMCQQCKTVSVVTEMFLDLSLPVVDEAYRKKNQRKGAQKNSESSQDGQSSPAPTSRNDDGDVPTAGSSKYQQKKAKKQAKKQAKQQKRQQKLDSRVTLDSLTDNTENEQTNADVDAEETANDEEQEEPSASDPNPDATSVSEQDKSVEPEEDSLTTSSSATNRFTVLSDEQHSQERILNDEMSNEEEDDAQLVNEMEKVTLDEAFIEDSEAADQNMESEDEVLDAKEYTVVNQDPELAFSTLATRTAPEKQECSVQSCLFQFTEVETLTLTNSLLCVTCTKQQQKKNRSDGPKKNVYTDALKQMLISSPPAVLTLHLKRFQQNGYTICKVNRFVHFPLILDLAPYCAAKCKDNINDSSNKEETGVLYSLYGVVEHSGTMRSGHYTAYVKVRPNRSKTLSNGLSAVSGLPEPSTGSWFHISDTSVQPVSESKVQSCQAYLLFYERVL, from the exons ATGGGGAAAAAGCGGGGTAAAGACAGGAGCTCCAGAGGGGATGAGGACGACTTTGAACTAACCG TTCCATCCTGTAGGCATATCAAGACTGGGGCAGACCAAAGTCTGTTAAAGAAGCTCTCTGGGATCTCTGACTGGACGAACTGTCAGGACTGTAAGCATGAAGAGAATAAAGAAAACGACAACACAACTCTGCAGCAGGACTCTGAAGAGGAAAAGGAACCTGCAGGCATTTGGATGTGCTTGAAATGTGGCCATAGG GGATGTGGAAGAAACTCTGAGAACCAGCATGCAATCAAACATTATGAAACTCCACGGTCAAGTCCGCATTGCCTAGTGATCAGTTTGGACAACTGGAGTGTTTG gtGTTATATTTGTGATGATGATGTTCAGTACTCGAGAACCGGGCATTTAGCTCAGCTGGTGactaacataaaaaagcaaagtgGTGCAGACCCTGTGAAGAGACcagaaaaaa AAGTGAAGGACGAAGCGAGTGTTTTGGAAGCCAAGGAAAACTCTGAGACcgcaaacacagaaaacaagagCGAGAATAAAGAGAAcagcagcaataaaaacaagaacatcatGAAGGAAAGGgctgagaaaacacaaaactgtatcACGACTGAAGGAAACGTTGTCATTCCGGTGAAAGGCCTAAGCAACCTTGGAAACACTTGTTTCTTTAATGCTGTCATTCAG AATCTTTCCCAAACTCAACTTTTAAGAGAAACTCTCAACAAAGTGACTGGAGAAAAACTAAATCTGGACATCAAACCTGCATCTTTGGATCTG GAACCTATCGTGGTGACTTTAGAGCAACCCGGATCTCTGACGTTGGCAATGTGTCACCTGCTGAATGAGATCCAGCTGTCCAAGAAGGGTGTGGTAACACCACGAGAGTTATTCACACAAGTGTGTAAAAA GGCTCCCAGGTTCAAAGGATTTCAGCAGCAGGACAGTCAGGAGCTGCTGCGCTACCTGCTGGATGGGATGCGGGCTGAAGAGCAGAAG agaGTAAACGCAGGAATAATGGAGGCGTTGAAACTGGCAAATGAAGATGCAGATGGAGACCAACTGAAAACAGTAGCAAAAGGTGAATAACCTGGTCTGTGtcttgactgtttttt TGGAGGCGAGATGACCAGCACTATAATGTGTCAGCAGTGTAAAACG GTCTCTGTAGTCACTGAGATGTTTCTGGATCTTTCCCTTCCTGTTGTTGATGAG GCATACAGgaagaaaaaccaaagaaaaggaGCTCAGAAGAACAGCGAGTCGAGCCAAGATGGTCAAAGCAGTCCCGCTCCGACCAGCAGAAACGATGACGGCGACGTTCCCACAGCGGGCAGCAGCAAGTACcagcaaaaaaaggcaaagaagcAGGCAAAGAAGCAAGCAAAG caacaaaaaaggcaGCAGAAGCTTGATAGCAGAGTGACTTTGGACAGTCTGACGGACAACACGGAAAACGAACAAACAAACGCTGACGTGGATGCAGAGGAAACGGCTAACGATGAAGAGCAAGAAGAACCCTCAGCAAGTGACCCAAACCCTGATGCCACCAGTGTGTCTGAACAGGATAAGAGTGTGGAGCCAGAAGAAGACTCGTTAACAACATCATCTTCTGCCACTAACCGTTTTACAGTCTTGTCAGATGAGCAGCACTCTCAAGAGAGAATTTTAAACGATGAAATGTCCAACGAAGAAGAGGACGATGCCCAACTGGTGAACGAAATGGAGAAAGTTACTCTTGACGAAGCTTTCATAGAAGACTCTGAGGCTGCGGACCAAAACATGGAGAGTGAGGATGAAGTGTTGGACGCTAAAGAGTACACAGTCGTCAACCAAGACCCTGAGTTGGCCTTCAGCACGCTGGCAACCAGGACGGCTCCGGAGAAGCAGGAGTGCTCCGTACAGTCGTGCCTTTTTCAGTTCACGGAGGTGGAAACGCTCACGCTGACCAACAGTCTGCTGTGTGTCACGTGTActaaacagcagcagaagaaaaacagaagtgacG GACCCAAGAAGAATGTTTACACCGATGCCTTGAAGCAGATGTTGATCTCCTCTCCACCAGCTGTCCTTACCCTTCATCTGAAAAGATTTCAACAG AATGGATACACTATTTGTAAGGTGAACAGATTCGTTCATTTTCCACTGATTCTGGATCTTGCTCCTTATTGTGCTGCCAAATGCAAAGATAATATC AATGACTCTTCTAATAAAGAAGAAACAGGAGTTTTATACAGTTTGTATGGTGTTGTAGAGCACAGTGGAACAATGAGGTCGGGTCATTACACAGCCTATGTGAAAGTCCGGCCAAACCGTTCTAAAACTTTATCCAATGGATTATCAGC tgtttctggaCTTCCAGAGCCTTCCACGGGATCCTGGTTTCATATCAGCGACACAAGCGTCCAGCCTGTGAGCGAAAGTAAAGTCCAGAGTTGCCAAGCCTACCTCCTCTTCTATGAACGAGTCCTTTAA